A portion of the Candidatus Aminicenantes bacterium genome contains these proteins:
- a CDS encoding serine/threonine-protein kinase: MTPGSPVRTLTKGSLIAGKYRIIEEIGQGGMGVVYKAEDTKLRRSVALKFLAEDLAHDRQAVERFQREARAASALNHPHICTIFDIDEHEGHHFMALELLEGKTLREYLLGKSLDIDQIVDWTIQVAGGLEAAHGKGIIHRDIKPGNILVTDSGQAKILDFGLAKLLPAPQLNPAESPGLPTLTIEGPLTSQGSAMGTVA; this comes from the coding sequence ATGACTCCCGGGTCTCCCGTTCGCACCCTGACGAAAGGGAGTCTTATCGCCGGGAAATATCGGATCATAGAGGAGATCGGCCAAGGCGGGATGGGTGTCGTCTACAAAGCCGAGGATACCAAGCTCCGGCGCTCCGTCGCCCTGAAGTTCCTGGCCGAAGACCTGGCCCACGACCGCCAAGCCGTCGAACGCTTCCAGCGCGAAGCTCGGGCAGCCTCGGCGCTGAACCATCCCCACATCTGCACAATCTTCGATATCGACGAGCACGAAGGCCATCACTTCATGGCCCTTGAGCTTCTGGAGGGGAAGACGCTCCGGGAATACCTGCTGGGCAAGAGCCTGGATATAGACCAGATCGTCGATTGGACCATCCAGGTGGCCGGCGGGCTGGAGGCTGCTCACGGCAAAGGGATCATCCATCGGGACATCAAGCCCGGAAATATCTTAGTGACAGACTCGGGGCAGGCGAAGATTCTGGACTTTGGGTTGGCTAAGCTTTTGCCGGCCCCGCAGCTAAACCCAGCGGAAAGTCCGGGCTTGCCGACGTTGACCATCGAAGGACCCCTGACGAGTCAAGGCTCGGCTATGGGGACGGTGGCCTAA